A genome region from Amblyraja radiata isolate CabotCenter1 chromosome 32, sAmbRad1.1.pri, whole genome shotgun sequence includes the following:
- the LOC116990843 gene encoding nucleotide-binding oligomerization domain-containing protein 1-like → MRNTGLTDDLLETLVIALVNHSQSQVETINLNINNLGPHSAELLVELLKAKPSIKCLLLHGNNLGDKGVGILMHGLIDLLLAENAEETKTGNGEGEHSDRQRKRLQLTELDIGSNHLTNEGLKCVAMFLSMNPPLEYLGLSRNDGVDLTGWRGLFDILKDCRHISHLLLDENVLRNEGAKYFAKVLRVNRRLCKVDLDGNGIGDEGGLALCEALSSNPGWSLRYLSLDGNELSGGVKRDLDALLAENKQG, encoded by the exons ATGAGAAACACTGGGCTGACTGATGACCTCCTCGAAACACTAGTCATCGCACTGGTAAACCACAGCCAATCGCAAGTGGAAACAATTAACCTCAATATAAATAACCTTGGCCCGCACAGCGCTGAGCTATTGGTGGAGCTCCTCAAAGCCAAGCCCTCAATCAAGTGCCTGCT GTTACACGGAAACAATTTGGGTGACAAAGGCGTTGGCATTTTGATGCACGGACTCATTGACCTCCTTTTGGCCGAGAATGCAGAAGAAACCAAGACTGGTAATGGAGAAGGGGAGCATTCCGATCGCCAGAGAAAGAGGCTGCAACTAACTGAACTTGACATTGGTTCAAATCACCTCACCAATGAAGGTCTGAAATGCGTGGCTATGTTTCTCAGCATGAACCCACCCCTGGAATACTTGGGACTGTCCCGGAACGATGGTGTGGATTTGACTGGATGGAGGGGATTATTTGACATTTTGAAGGATTGTCGGCACATCTCCCATCTCCTCCTTGACGAAAATGTTCTTCGCAACGAAGGGGCAAAATACTTTGCAAAAGTGCTCCGTGTTAATAGACGTCTATGTAAAGTAGACCTGGACGGGAATGGAATAGGAGATGAAGGAGGTCTAGCTCTGTGTGAAGCCTTGTCTTCCAATCCTGGCTGGTCCCTCAGATATCTGAGTCTTGATGGAAATGAGCTCAGCGGTGGAGTGAAGAGAGATCTGGACGCATTACTCGCAGAAAATAAACAGGGGTAG
- the psmd5 gene encoding 26S proteasome non-ATPase regulatory subunit 5: MAASVSELMREIAELDEPLVELHSLKTAVNTVPLNALREVATGLCFGVLFNLLETDDREQIDVCVDILERLLQALEPIYLAQTYKLELQKGLQHSDDRVKVLALTQIGRIAESIDAVVLVLGSLELLKEMIHCIGGERISVANEAIKSLSRIAQNKAGLDALFTTSILQDLKDVMGINDVVRYRVYELVLGIAVMSPASLEYCVNGSFITRLLGELAGDDVLIRATAIEMLTTLTQSQHGRLYLAHQGIIDRISNMIIGANSDPFSSFYLPNLVKFFGNLAMVDSAQQICERYPAFIEKVFEMIKGHEQTMIGVGLDTIGMLGSCLEGKQVLNKTGTAFQDVLRRLGSISCNASTDLRIRCLETIACLHSLPTDQQTEDLLGMTESWFHALHIHPMETFRSLSTQPFPEIHIGALKVFTAIAGQPWGQRLMISTPGFVEYIVDRMTEADKSSKDAKFELVKALINTKTITEIFGNQHYLQLRTYLQEGPYFVKAVATVAVEGGE; encoded by the exons ATGGCGGCGTCCGTGAGCGAGTTGATGCGGGAGATCGCCGAGCTGGACGAGCCGCTGGTCGAGCTGCACAGCCTGAAGACTGCCGTCAATACGGTGCCTCTGAACGCGCTGAGGGAAGTGGCGACGGGCCTGTGCTTTGGGGTGTTGTTCAACCTGCTGGAGACCGATGACAG GGAACAAATTGATGTATGTGTGGACATTCTCGAGCGACTTCTGCAGGCTTTGGAACCAATCTACCTGGCTCAAACCTACAAGCTGGAACTGCAGAAGGGACTGCAGCATTCTGATGACCGTGTTAAAGTCTTGGCACTGACACAA ATTGGACGGATTGCTGAGAGCATAGATGCGGTTGtgttggttcttggttctctTGAGTTGCTTAAAGAGATGATCCATTGTATTGGTGGCGAGAGAATATCTGTTGCAAATGAG GCAATCAAATCCCTTTCGAGAATTGCTCAGAATAAGGCGGGACTTGATGCATTATTTACAACCAGCATATTACAGGATTTAAAAGATGTAATGGGCATCAATGATGTAGTACGATACAGAGTCTATGAG TTAGTGCTGGGGATCGCGGTTATGTCGCCTGCctcgctggagtattgtgttaacGGTAGTTTTATAACTCGGCTGCTTGGTGAACTTGCAGGGGACGACGTTCTCATCAG AGCCACTGCTATCGAGATGCTCACCACTCTtactcaaagtcagcatggacgaCTGTACCTGGCTCACCAAGGCATCATCGATAGAATCTCAAACATGATTATTGGTGCAAATTCCGATCCCTTCTCCAGCTTTTACTTACCAA ATCTGGTGAAATTTTTTGGAAACTTAGCAATGGTTGACAGTGCTCAACAGATCTGTGAACGTTATCCTGCCTTTATCGAAAAGGTGTTTGAGATGATTAAAGGACACGAGCAGACCATGATTGGAGTTGGCTTAGATACCATTGGAATGCTTGGATCATGTCTTGAAGGAAAACAAGTTCTAAATAAAACAG GTACTGCATTCCAAGATGTTTTGAGAAGGCTGGGTTCTATTTCGTGTAATGCTTCCACGGATCTACGCATTCGTTGTCTTGAAACCATTGCTTGTCTCCATTCCTTGCCG ACCGATcagcaaaccgaagatcttttAGGAATGACTGAATCCTGGTTCCACGCCCTGCACATCCACCCGATGGAAACATTCCGCAGTCTGAGTACGCAACCCTTCCCAGAAATCCACATTGGAGCACTGAAAGTTTTCACT GCAATTGCTGGCCAGCCTTGGGGTCAGAGACTGATGATCAGTACACCGGGATTTGTGGAATACATTGTTGACCGGATGACAGAAGCCGACAAAAGCTCAAAGGATGCCAAATTCGAACTGGTAAAGGCCCTTATAAATACTAAGACAATAACTGAGATCTTTGGAAACCAACATTACCTGCAGCTGCGAACATACCTGCAGGAAGGCCCTTACTTTGTGAAGGCAGTGGCAACAGTGGCCGTGGAAGGCGGAGAGTAG